The proteins below come from a single Streptomyces spongiicola genomic window:
- a CDS encoding SAV_2336 N-terminal domain-related protein has protein sequence MADDRLRGVLRVLRGAGLELDPQELLDVLWLAGRLPADERLPLNGPGPDQRPAARPAPDTGSGTPNTPCEQADRLGDRPVDDGSPALHAAAQRAVPSRPDPVAVTGGRPREKRAMPLRVPEDKALRDELLIGRALRPLKQRRPSLRHHEVDEAATAAALAETGLPDVVTRPARERWLHLVLLVDDGLSMLLWHRLVAELRTLMQRLGAFRSVRVHGLDSRRALPSLRGQPFDPSSTTMSPSVLTDPSGQTLILVVSDGMGAAWRTGSMHDVLQTWSGSGPVSVVHALPTSLWEGSGIQADRWQATTRRRGSAGASWTVTDRVLPPGVADFTGIPVPVLEPTARSLGDWAHLVASPGTTLELPLLTRPRGRTAGLPQERGLQRFRDAATPEAYRLAAHVAAVSPVSVPVMRLVLATVPWRAGTAHLAEVFLGGVLRPSPAPVPGPLPPQHRVFDFPEEAKGALLDAVPSDELLRTGRSIGRRLEQLAGRSPDFPAWLVHPDGDDDLPEAFRSFSVIERRLLARLGVSLRPTAPLEETAREERTPAGTWAPLTPHDPARIGPYRLTRRRVGRRTIVYLGQDDAGAWAAVRVVRPDMPPSLVRLLATEAEALERMDGRYAPRLLGQELSGRPAWTATELAGSPKPHAAGPPRLADVLPFTSPDPRPPLDVLTSITLAWHLAGAVSLCHLKGLHPADLSPESIVVLDRSVMLMGLSDCSVDGEYTGEGPPPDEASSVQALGDLLRAVGSKENRSRHYLTDGMELWQGDTWAPLRELVLRCVDHDPGRRPSASEVAAVLARYVSIASALAGPAVRGSGPPRAVVAASGAEAGNRVPLEFRPAPPVRRPAPRIGRRAARWGPSRTEHAELLERIRTPLGHSRHVTLVGAHPLAGRSTTTIVLGSVLASVRDEPVLALDGAPARGELSRRLSHRNRATLREAAALPGDSSYEEFKRLTSETPHGLQVLAHSPTHTVPSPAYTEEYRRIMAVADRHYPMILTDWAPPRLDRTADAVLELTDRVLVCCNATEESIGAAAARLAQIGEVGYPRLAADALVIVTRLGGGLQPLADGTVAVRLLDRRRRPVIVPFDHVLASAPSPALGRLRPATADAYTALAAALVDPPGPGTD, from the coding sequence GTGGCGGACGATCGACTCCGCGGGGTACTGCGGGTACTCCGCGGCGCCGGCCTGGAACTCGATCCGCAGGAACTGCTCGACGTCCTGTGGCTCGCCGGAAGGCTCCCGGCCGACGAGCGGCTGCCGCTGAACGGACCCGGGCCCGATCAGCGGCCCGCGGCCCGGCCCGCCCCCGATACCGGGAGCGGCACGCCGAACACGCCCTGCGAACAGGCCGATCGGCTCGGCGACCGGCCCGTCGACGACGGTAGCCCCGCACTCCACGCGGCGGCACAGCGCGCCGTTCCGTCCCGGCCCGATCCGGTCGCTGTCACCGGCGGTCGTCCGCGGGAGAAGCGCGCCATGCCCCTGCGCGTACCCGAAGACAAGGCGCTCCGCGACGAACTGCTCATAGGCCGGGCGCTGCGCCCGCTGAAGCAGCGGCGCCCCAGTCTGCGGCACCACGAAGTCGACGAGGCCGCCACCGCGGCGGCGCTCGCCGAGACCGGACTGCCCGACGTCGTCACCCGGCCCGCGCGTGAGCGGTGGCTTCACCTCGTCCTGCTCGTCGACGACGGTCTCTCGATGCTGCTCTGGCATCGGCTCGTCGCCGAACTGCGCACCCTGATGCAGAGGCTCGGCGCCTTCCGCTCGGTCCGCGTACACGGCCTCGACAGCCGCCGGGCCCTCCCCTCCCTGCGCGGACAGCCCTTCGACCCCTCCTCCACGACGATGTCGCCGTCGGTCCTCACGGACCCCTCGGGCCAGACGCTCATCCTCGTGGTCAGCGACGGAATGGGTGCCGCGTGGCGCACGGGCTCCATGCACGACGTGTTGCAGACCTGGTCCGGCAGCGGACCGGTCTCGGTCGTGCACGCCCTGCCGACCTCTCTCTGGGAGGGCTCCGGCATCCAGGCCGATCGCTGGCAGGCCACCACACGCCGCAGGGGAAGCGCGGGCGCGTCCTGGACGGTGACGGACCGGGTGCTGCCACCCGGTGTCGCGGACTTCACCGGGATTCCCGTGCCCGTACTCGAGCCGACGGCCCGCTCCCTCGGGGACTGGGCCCATCTGGTCGCGTCCCCGGGGACCACTCTCGAACTCCCGCTGCTCACCCGCCCACGCGGCAGAACCGCAGGGCTGCCGCAAGAGCGCGGGCTGCAGCGGTTCCGTGATGCCGCGACCCCGGAGGCTTACCGCCTCGCCGCCCATGTCGCCGCGGTGTCACCGGTCTCGGTCCCGGTGATGCGCCTGGTTCTGGCGACAGTGCCGTGGCGCGCCGGGACGGCGCATCTGGCAGAGGTCTTCCTCGGCGGTGTGCTGCGTCCCAGTCCGGCGCCGGTGCCCGGTCCCCTGCCGCCTCAGCACAGGGTGTTCGACTTCCCGGAGGAAGCGAAGGGAGCACTGCTCGACGCCGTCCCGAGTGACGAACTCCTGCGCACGGGACGCAGCATCGGCCGGCGCCTGGAGCAACTCGCCGGACGCTCACCGGACTTCCCCGCGTGGCTCGTCCATCCCGACGGAGACGACGACCTTCCGGAGGCGTTCCGGTCCTTCAGCGTGATCGAGCGCCGTCTGCTCGCCCGACTCGGAGTCTCGCTGCGCCCGACGGCGCCGCTCGAGGAGACCGCACGCGAGGAGCGCACGCCGGCCGGGACATGGGCGCCGCTGACCCCGCACGATCCCGCGCGCATCGGTCCCTACAGGCTCACCAGGCGCAGGGTGGGGCGACGCACCATCGTCTACCTCGGACAGGACGACGCCGGAGCCTGGGCCGCGGTGCGGGTCGTCCGACCCGACATGCCCCCTTCGCTGGTTCGGCTTCTCGCCACGGAGGCCGAGGCACTGGAGCGCATGGACGGCCGCTACGCTCCGCGGCTTCTCGGACAAGAGCTGTCGGGGCGCCCGGCCTGGACGGCGACCGAACTCGCCGGGAGCCCGAAGCCGCACGCAGCCGGTCCCCCACGACTCGCCGACGTGCTCCCCTTCACCTCACCCGACCCTCGGCCACCGCTTGACGTGCTCACCAGCATCACACTGGCCTGGCATCTCGCAGGGGCCGTGAGCCTGTGCCATCTGAAGGGACTGCACCCAGCCGACCTCTCACCGGAATCCATCGTCGTCCTGGACCGTTCGGTCATGCTCATGGGCCTGTCGGACTGCTCCGTCGACGGCGAGTACACGGGCGAGGGCCCACCGCCCGACGAGGCGTCCAGTGTTCAGGCGCTCGGGGACCTCCTCCGGGCGGTCGGCAGCAAGGAGAACCGCTCCAGGCACTACCTCACGGACGGCATGGAACTCTGGCAGGGCGACACGTGGGCCCCGCTCAGAGAACTCGTCCTCCGATGCGTCGACCACGACCCCGGCCGACGGCCCTCCGCGAGCGAGGTCGCCGCGGTCCTGGCGCGATACGTGTCGATCGCCTCGGCTCTGGCAGGACCCGCGGTGCGCGGCTCGGGGCCGCCCCGCGCGGTCGTCGCCGCGTCCGGCGCCGAAGCCGGCAACCGGGTTCCGCTGGAATTCCGCCCGGCACCGCCCGTGCGAAGGCCGGCACCGCGTATCGGCCGGCGCGCGGCACGATGGGGACCCTCGCGGACGGAGCATGCGGAACTGCTGGAGAGGATCCGAACCCCACTCGGCCACAGCCGCCATGTCACTCTCGTGGGGGCGCACCCCCTGGCCGGACGCTCGACCACCACCATCGTGCTGGGCTCGGTCCTCGCCTCGGTACGCGACGAACCCGTGCTCGCCCTGGACGGGGCGCCCGCGCGGGGGGAACTCAGCAGGCGGCTCTCGCACCGCAACCGCGCCACACTGAGGGAGGCCGCCGCCCTGCCCGGGGACAGCTCCTACGAAGAGTTCAAGCGCCTGACCAGCGAGACGCCGCACGGACTCCAGGTGCTGGCCCACAGCCCGACCCACACGGTGCCGAGCCCCGCCTACACGGAAGAGTACCGCCGCATCATGGCGGTGGCGGACCGGCACTATCCGATGATCCTCACCGACTGGGCGCCTCCGCGACTCGACCGCACGGCGGATGCCGTTCTGGAGCTGACCGATCGAGTGCTGGTCTGCTGCAACGCGACCGAGGAATCCATCGGGGCCGCCGCCGCCCGACTCGCCCAGATCGGCGAAGTGGGGTACCCGCGGCTGGCGGCCGATGCCTTGGTGATCGTCACACGGCTCGGCGGGGGGTTGCAGCCTCTTGCGGACGGCACCGTCGCCGTACGACTGCTCGACCGGCGACGGCGACCCGTCATCGTTCCCTTCGACCATGTCCTCGCCTCGGCTCCGAGTCCCGCCCTCGGCAGGCTGCGCCCCGCCACGGCAGACGCCTACACGGCCCTCGCCGCAGCTCTGGTGGACCCCCCGGGCCCGGGCACGGACTGA
- a CDS encoding AAA family ATPase, with product MTTSPRADWRIFRGDGVRRTVAMPPAPPWRRFRPAAPDRPVEPLPYLISPRHTDVVNAALHLRRPLLVTGPAGTGKSSLARAIAHELDLGALLRWPVNSRSGVQDALYQYDAIGRLRETTLSRDRGGEEPSIGGFVRLGPLGTALVPRGVPRALLVDEMDKGDVDLPNDLLTVFEEGVFEIPELIRLPEEWAVVNVLTADGNDTVPVERGRVQCTEFPVVVITSNGERDFPPAFLRRCIRLELPVPDEERLREIVSAHLGDEVLADVDDLLQAFLRRRAPGELATDQLLNAVFLRTGGVDLDADGLLDAVLHQLTGSV from the coding sequence ATGACCACGTCCCCTCGAGCAGACTGGCGCATCTTCCGCGGTGACGGAGTCCGCCGCACCGTCGCCATGCCCCCGGCCCCGCCGTGGCGCCGCTTCCGACCCGCCGCGCCCGACCGGCCCGTCGAGCCCCTGCCCTATCTGATCTCCCCTCGGCACACCGACGTCGTGAACGCCGCTCTGCACCTGCGTCGGCCTCTGCTGGTCACCGGGCCCGCCGGGACGGGGAAGTCCTCGCTCGCCCGGGCCATCGCGCACGAACTCGACCTGGGCGCGTTGCTGCGGTGGCCGGTGAACAGCCGCTCCGGGGTGCAGGACGCGCTCTACCAGTACGACGCCATCGGGCGGCTGCGGGAGACGACCCTCAGCCGTGACCGGGGCGGTGAGGAGCCGTCCATCGGCGGGTTCGTCAGACTCGGCCCGCTGGGCACCGCCCTGGTGCCGCGCGGTGTGCCCCGGGCACTCCTGGTGGACGAGATGGACAAGGGCGACGTCGACCTGCCCAACGACCTGCTCACCGTGTTCGAGGAGGGCGTGTTCGAGATCCCGGAACTCATCCGGCTCCCCGAGGAATGGGCGGTCGTGAACGTGCTCACCGCGGACGGCAACGACACCGTGCCGGTGGAGCGGGGCCGCGTCCAGTGCACCGAGTTCCCCGTCGTGGTCATCACCAGCAACGGCGAGCGCGACTTTCCGCCCGCCTTCCTGCGCCGGTGTATTCGGCTCGAGCTGCCTGTTCCGGATGAGGAGCGGCTGCGTGAGATCGTCTCCGCACACCTCGGTGACGAGGTACTCGCCGACGTGGACGACCTCCTCCAGGCGTTCCTGCGCAGGCGGGCTCCCGGGGAGCTGGCCACAGACCAGTTGCTGAATGCCGTCTTCCTCCGGACCGGCGGGGTGGACCTGGATGCCGACGGCTTGCTCGACGCGGTCCTGCACCAGCTGACGGGCAGTGTGTGA
- a CDS encoding VMAP-C domain-containing protein, with amino-acid sequence MGWFFGGAAMGPDDAGRLVVAVRRVGGSVTAGAGVLLSPGVVLTCAHVVNDALGRAVFAAAPPGRVALRIDYRDRHGTREATGELTHWIPPRRLDGTLPVREREDRVWHGDLAVLTFPRPPEGRMPQTRWAPMRPGQSLRAWSSSGRPGSFADVRVKTCDKSVGYVDGEPTGMSIGPAFSGGALWSVPGDAAVGLVAAHTMPPADPVTGRLLPHSSQHVARRSWAIPWQRIRRELASVGAVGLVDDEPPPDDPAFALFAETIHGIVPSTDLRGDLGRLVAGRCALRHPDDGSAPSPEEFARLLVTEPRALPALTEILRLRDPSAVRQLLAIGRMSPVPRLLSPREYGRLTEILGQLPGSVSARLPVAARAALPLAADYPVEPSGPAAAADVVDRLERLPGDSRSQGVSPRVPGLLRVMEYLAALCSEDRRAGLRLWCDGVAQRLGIPQSALAERRFDADEWAGALAACSGPPRVLVHITRGVLPDRYRLRIWCDEGTGPRQVTTESDRDHTGGEAARLLLHVLESFHRLSPEERRPLVEAVVDRSGLNLPIDEWETWSPDDVVPGVLGAEYPLVVNCPELLRRNERFLPEWRRRWRQLDTGASLRFSGATVGPRQIYGTLMDHQDAVRVAVDAAEHLRDGIVEVCLAVGVPVVVWDRGDESHAVDHIATVTTRELPEGVRSYRAKTVHRPSEYPGRPVLAWADADRPVPQLHLSEPQES; translated from the coding sequence GTGGGCTGGTTCTTCGGCGGTGCCGCGATGGGACCCGACGACGCGGGCCGCCTGGTAGTGGCGGTGCGGCGGGTGGGCGGGTCCGTCACCGCCGGCGCGGGTGTGCTCCTCTCCCCGGGAGTCGTGCTGACGTGTGCGCACGTCGTCAACGACGCGCTCGGCCGGGCCGTGTTCGCCGCGGCCCCGCCGGGCAGGGTTGCGCTGCGCATCGACTACCGTGACCGGCACGGGACGCGTGAAGCCACGGGCGAACTCACCCACTGGATCCCACCCCGCCGCCTCGACGGCACGTTGCCGGTGCGTGAACGGGAGGACCGGGTCTGGCACGGCGACCTCGCCGTCCTCACGTTCCCCCGGCCGCCCGAGGGACGGATGCCGCAGACCCGTTGGGCACCGATGCGGCCCGGCCAGAGTCTGAGGGCCTGGAGCAGCAGCGGAAGGCCCGGCTCCTTCGCCGACGTCCGGGTCAAGACCTGCGACAAGTCCGTCGGTTACGTGGACGGTGAGCCGACCGGCATGTCGATCGGCCCCGCTTTCAGCGGCGGGGCTCTGTGGTCGGTGCCGGGCGACGCGGCGGTCGGGCTCGTGGCCGCCCACACGATGCCCCCGGCCGACCCGGTCACCGGACGACTCCTGCCTCACAGCTCCCAGCACGTGGCGCGCAGGAGCTGGGCGATCCCCTGGCAGCGGATACGCCGGGAGCTGGCCTCCGTGGGCGCGGTCGGACTGGTCGACGACGAGCCCCCGCCCGACGATCCGGCATTCGCCCTGTTCGCGGAGACCATCCACGGCATCGTCCCGTCCACGGACCTGCGTGGGGACCTCGGGCGGCTCGTCGCAGGGCGGTGCGCCCTTCGCCACCCCGACGACGGGTCGGCCCCCAGCCCCGAGGAGTTCGCGCGCCTTCTGGTCACCGAGCCGCGGGCGTTACCCGCGTTGACCGAGATCCTGCGGTTGAGGGACCCCTCCGCGGTCCGGCAGCTGCTCGCGATCGGCCGCATGTCCCCGGTGCCCCGCCTGCTGTCGCCGCGGGAGTACGGCAGACTGACCGAGATCCTCGGCCAACTGCCGGGCTCCGTGAGCGCGCGGCTGCCGGTGGCAGCCCGGGCGGCCCTGCCGCTGGCCGCCGACTATCCCGTGGAGCCGTCCGGCCCTGCCGCCGCGGCCGATGTCGTCGACAGGCTCGAACGGCTGCCCGGGGACAGCCGTTCGCAGGGTGTGTCCCCCCGGGTCCCGGGGCTGCTGCGCGTGATGGAGTACCTCGCCGCGCTCTGCTCCGAGGATCGGAGGGCGGGACTCCGGCTGTGGTGCGACGGTGTCGCCCAGCGGCTCGGCATTCCGCAATCGGCCCTCGCCGAGCGGCGTTTCGACGCCGACGAGTGGGCGGGGGCCCTCGCCGCGTGCAGCGGCCCTCCCCGGGTACTCGTCCACATCACACGCGGCGTGCTACCGGACCGCTACCGCCTGCGCATCTGGTGCGACGAGGGGACAGGGCCCCGGCAGGTCACCACGGAGTCGGACCGCGACCACACCGGCGGCGAGGCGGCCCGCCTCCTGCTGCACGTCCTCGAGTCGTTCCATCGCCTGTCGCCGGAGGAGCGGCGCCCTCTGGTGGAGGCCGTCGTCGACCGGAGCGGGCTGAACCTTCCCATCGACGAATGGGAGACCTGGAGTCCGGACGATGTCGTACCCGGTGTGCTGGGCGCCGAGTACCCGCTCGTGGTCAACTGCCCGGAACTCCTGCGCCGCAACGAACGTTTCCTCCCCGAATGGCGCAGGCGGTGGCGGCAGCTGGACACGGGTGCCTCCCTGCGCTTCTCGGGTGCGACGGTGGGGCCGCGGCAGATCTACGGAACGCTCATGGACCACCAGGACGCCGTACGCGTGGCGGTGGACGCCGCCGAGCATCTGAGGGACGGGATCGTCGAGGTGTGCCTCGCCGTCGGCGTCCCCGTCGTGGTGTGGGACCGCGGAGACGAATCCCACGCGGTCGACCACATCGCCACCGTCACCACACGCGAGCTACCGGAAGGAGTCCGGTCCTACCGGGCCAAGACCGTCCACCGGCCCAGCGAGTACCCCGGGCGGCCCGTGCTCGCCTGGGCCGACGCCGACCGGCCGGTACCCCAGTTGCATCTGTCCGAGCCGCAGGAGAGCTGA
- a CDS encoding CU044_2847 family protein, which translates to MRVSTYSELQLADGTAVRFVLVPGAEDAHPPSASPGSDDPDGMGPTVPVARGTGSPSFAIDSLRRALRPLGTVLQEVHDAVTAAPSPPQEINVSFGVQIGQDLKLGIVGGSGQAHIEVSATWHPQPRTD; encoded by the coding sequence ATGCGTGTGTCGACCTACAGCGAACTGCAGCTCGCGGACGGAACCGCCGTCCGGTTCGTCCTCGTCCCCGGGGCGGAGGACGCCCATCCGCCATCCGCGTCCCCGGGGAGCGACGACCCCGACGGCATGGGACCGACCGTACCCGTGGCACGCGGTACGGGGAGTCCGTCGTTCGCCATCGACTCTCTCCGGCGTGCTCTGCGGCCCCTCGGCACGGTGCTCCAGGAGGTGCACGACGCGGTGACCGCGGCGCCGAGCCCTCCGCAGGAGATCAACGTCTCCTTCGGAGTGCAGATCGGCCAGGACCTCAAACTGGGGATCGTCGGGGGCAGTGGCCAAGCCCACATCGAGGTGTCCGCGACGTGGCACCCGCAGCCCCGTACGGACTGA
- a CDS encoding glutathione peroxidase, whose translation MSLFEIPLRTLAGEPTTLAEYSGRAVLVVNVASRCGLTPQYEGLERLQKTYADRGFTVLGVPCNQFLGQEPGSAEEIAAFCSATYGVTFPLLEKSDVNGGQRHPLYAELTRFPDADGEAGDVQWNFEKFLVSPRGEVVARFRPRTEPEAAEVVAAIEAQLAV comes from the coding sequence GTGAGCCTGTTCGAGATCCCGCTGCGCACTCTGGCGGGTGAGCCCACCACGCTCGCCGAGTACTCCGGGCGGGCCGTACTCGTGGTGAACGTGGCGTCCCGCTGCGGTCTCACACCCCAGTACGAGGGGCTGGAGCGACTGCAGAAGACGTACGCGGACCGGGGTTTCACGGTGCTCGGGGTGCCCTGCAACCAGTTCCTGGGACAGGAGCCGGGCAGCGCCGAGGAGATCGCCGCGTTCTGCTCGGCCACCTACGGGGTCACGTTCCCGCTGCTGGAGAAGTCGGACGTGAACGGCGGGCAGCGGCATCCGCTCTACGCCGAGTTGACCCGCTTCCCGGATGCCGACGGGGAGGCCGGTGACGTGCAGTGGAACTTCGAGAAGTTCCTCGTCTCCCCGCGGGGCGAGGTGGTCGCCCGCTTCCGGCCGCGGACGGAGCCCGAGGCGGCGGAGGTCGTCGCGGCGATCGAGGCGCAGCTCGCGGTGTGA
- a CDS encoding acyl-CoA dehydrogenase family protein — protein sequence MTEFALDLNDDQKQVRDWLHGFARDVIRPAAAEWDEREETPWPVIQEAAKVGVYSLDFYAQQFFDPTGLGIPMAVEELFWGDAGIALSIVGTGLAAVGVLANGTEEQIGTWIPQMYGDADDVKVAAFCSSEPDAGSDVGAMRTRAVYDEARDEWVLNGTKTWATNGGIANVHVVVAVVDPGLGTKGHASFIVPPHTPGLSQGQKFRKHGIRASHTAEVVLEDVRVPGSCLLGGKERLDERLARARERARAGGERTKNAAMATFEASRPAVGAMAVGTARAAYDYALEYAKERRQFGRPIIDNQGVAFQLADMRTGIDAARLLVWRASWMAVSGKPFTAAEGSMSKLFASEVARKVTAQAVQILGGNGFTREYPVERMHRDAAIYTIFEGTSEIQRLVIARTLSGLPIR from the coding sequence ATGACCGAGTTCGCGCTCGATCTCAACGATGATCAGAAGCAGGTCCGCGACTGGCTGCACGGCTTCGCCAGGGACGTGATCCGCCCGGCCGCCGCCGAGTGGGACGAGCGCGAGGAGACCCCCTGGCCGGTCATCCAGGAGGCCGCCAAGGTCGGTGTCTACTCCCTCGACTTCTACGCCCAGCAGTTCTTCGACCCCACCGGGCTCGGCATCCCGATGGCCGTGGAGGAGCTGTTCTGGGGCGATGCCGGCATCGCCCTCTCCATCGTCGGTACGGGCCTGGCCGCGGTCGGTGTCCTCGCCAACGGCACCGAGGAGCAGATCGGTACGTGGATCCCGCAGATGTACGGAGACGCCGACGATGTGAAGGTCGCCGCCTTCTGCTCCTCCGAGCCCGACGCGGGCTCCGATGTCGGCGCGATGCGCACCCGCGCCGTCTACGACGAGGCCAGGGACGAATGGGTGCTCAACGGCACCAAGACCTGGGCCACCAACGGCGGTATCGCCAACGTCCATGTCGTCGTCGCCGTCGTCGACCCCGGCCTCGGCACCAAGGGCCACGCCTCCTTCATCGTGCCCCCGCACACCCCCGGCCTGTCCCAGGGCCAGAAGTTCAGGAAGCACGGCATCCGCGCCTCGCACACCGCCGAGGTCGTCCTGGAGGACGTCCGCGTCCCCGGCTCCTGCCTCCTCGGCGGCAAGGAGAGACTGGACGAGCGGCTCGCCCGCGCCCGCGAGCGGGCCCGGGCGGGCGGGGAGCGGACGAAGAACGCGGCCATGGCCACCTTCGAGGCATCCCGCCCGGCCGTCGGCGCGATGGCCGTCGGCACCGCGCGGGCGGCGTACGACTACGCCCTCGAATACGCCAAGGAGCGTAGGCAGTTCGGCCGCCCCATCATCGACAACCAGGGCGTCGCCTTCCAGCTCGCGGACATGCGCACCGGGATCGACGCCGCCCGGCTGCTGGTCTGGCGCGCCTCCTGGATGGCGGTCAGCGGCAAGCCCTTCACCGCGGCCGAGGGCTCGATGTCCAAGCTCTTCGCCAGCGAGGTGGCCCGGAAGGTCACGGCGCAGGCCGTCCAGATCCTCGGCGGGAACGGCTTCACCCGCGAGTACCCCGTCGAGCGCATGCACCGGGACGCCGCCATCTACACGATCTTCGAAGGCACCAGCGAGATCCAGCGCCTGGTCATCGCCCGCACGCTCTCCGGCCTGCCCATCCGCTGA
- a CDS encoding TetR family transcriptional regulator, with amino-acid sequence METTTTQQGDQQRSAEQQRSAGLRRRELLEAADRVVLRDGPQASMNAIAAEAGITKPILYRHFGDKSGLYRALAKRHTDGLLAALRTAIDASSDRRERVEHTLDTYLAAIEARPQVYRFLMHPAEEPHQSEQGFDVGRHTAPLLRRLGEELGAVIAERVDLGPAGDELARIWAHGIVGMMHGAGDWWLGERPCSREQLVRSLADLLWGGLSVAEDRPGSPGF; translated from the coding sequence ATGGAGACCACCACCACTCAACAGGGTGACCAGCAGCGTTCGGCCGAGCAGCAGCGTTCGGCCGGCCTGCGTCGGCGCGAGCTGCTCGAGGCCGCCGACCGCGTGGTACTCCGGGACGGCCCGCAGGCCTCCATGAACGCGATCGCGGCCGAGGCGGGCATCACCAAGCCCATCCTCTACCGGCACTTCGGCGACAAGAGCGGGCTCTACCGGGCACTCGCCAAGCGTCACACCGACGGACTGCTGGCCGCGCTGCGCACGGCGATCGACGCCAGCTCCGACCGGCGGGAGCGCGTGGAGCACACCCTCGACACCTACCTCGCCGCGATCGAGGCCAGACCGCAGGTCTACCGCTTCCTGATGCACCCCGCCGAGGAGCCCCACCAGTCCGAGCAGGGCTTCGACGTCGGCAGGCACACGGCGCCGCTGCTGCGCAGACTGGGCGAGGAGCTGGGCGCGGTGATAGCCGAACGCGTCGACCTCGGCCCCGCCGGGGACGAGCTGGCCAGGATCTGGGCGCACGGCATCGTCGGCATGATGCACGGCGCCGGCGACTGGTGGCTCGGCGAACGTCCCTGCTCGCGGGAGCAGTTGGTGCGCAGTCTCGCGGACCTGCTCTGGGGCGGCCTCTCCGTCGCCGAGGACCGCCCGGGCAGCCCGGGCTTCTGA
- the def gene encoding peptide deformylase yields MRNRPIPGSSGRVRAMSLFGDPVLHAPCGPVTDFGPSLGRLIEDMYATMYAANGVGLAANQIGVPLRVFVYDCPDDEDVRRLGHVVNPRLVAAGGVEVRGPEGCLSLPGVEAGTPRYDHAVVQGVTRDGEPVHVEGTGFFARCLQHECDHLEGGVYVDRLTGLRRARALRAVHRAPWGRR; encoded by the coding sequence ATGCGAAACCGTCCGATCCCCGGCAGTTCCGGCCGCGTCCGGGCCATGAGCCTGTTCGGTGATCCGGTGCTGCACGCGCCGTGCGGACCCGTCACCGACTTCGGCCCCTCGCTCGGCCGGCTGATCGAGGACATGTACGCCACCATGTACGCGGCGAACGGCGTGGGCCTCGCCGCCAACCAGATCGGCGTTCCGCTGCGGGTGTTCGTCTACGACTGCCCCGACGACGAGGACGTCCGCCGCCTCGGGCACGTGGTCAACCCCCGGCTCGTCGCCGCCGGCGGTGTCGAGGTGCGCGGTCCGGAGGGCTGTCTGTCGCTGCCCGGAGTCGAGGCGGGGACGCCTCGGTACGACCACGCGGTGGTCCAGGGCGTCACACGCGACGGCGAGCCGGTGCATGTGGAGGGCACGGGGTTCTTCGCGCGGTGCCTGCAGCACGAGTGCGACCACCTGGAGGGCGGGGTGTACGTGGACCGGCTCACCGGCCTGCGCCGGGCCCGTGCCCTGCGCGCCGTCCACCGTGCCCCGTGGGGGCGGCGGTAG